A window of Candidatus Pantoea floridensis contains these coding sequences:
- the dsbC gene encoding bifunctional protein-disulfide isomerase/oxidoreductase DsbC codes for MKKQLTMLALLVSAFTGLAHADDNAIQQTLKKLGLQQAEIQPSPLPGMKTVLTESGVLYVSEDGKHMIQGPLYDVSGTQPVNVTNQLLDKKVSALAPDMIVYKAPKEQHVITVFTDITCGYCRKLHEQMADYNALGITVRYLAFPREGLNGQVEKAMRAIWCSADRNKAFDAAMKGDAPQMDAPATCKINIEQQYKLGILFGIQGTPAILTDSGMMIPGYQGPQELKQVLDGQKRGG; via the coding sequence ATGAAAAAGCAGCTCACGATGCTGGCTCTGCTGGTCAGCGCATTCACTGGATTGGCGCATGCCGATGACAACGCCATTCAGCAAACGCTGAAAAAACTGGGCCTGCAACAGGCGGAAATCCAGCCCTCACCGCTGCCGGGCATGAAAACCGTGCTGACAGAAAGTGGCGTGCTGTATGTTTCTGAAGACGGTAAACATATGATTCAGGGGCCGCTTTATGATGTTAGCGGCACTCAGCCGGTTAACGTCACCAATCAGCTGCTGGACAAAAAAGTCAGCGCGCTGGCGCCTGACATGATTGTCTACAAAGCGCCTAAAGAGCAGCACGTCATTACCGTGTTCACCGATATCACCTGTGGCTACTGCCGTAAGCTGCATGAGCAGATGGCGGACTACAATGCGCTCGGCATCACCGTTCGTTATCTGGCTTTCCCGCGTGAAGGGCTGAACGGTCAGGTTGAAAAAGCCATGCGTGCCATCTGGTGCAGTGCCGATCGCAACAAAGCTTTCGATGCCGCGATGAAAGGCGATGCGCCGCAAATGGATGCGCCCGCCACCTGCAAAATCAATATCGAACAGCAGTACAAACTGGGCATCCTGTTTGGTATTCAGGGCACGCCGGCCATTCTTACCGATAGCGGTATGATGATTCCTGGCTATCAGGGACCGCAAGAGCTGAAGCAAGTGCTTGACGGCCAGAAGCGTGGCGGTTAA
- the recJ gene encoding single-stranded-DNA-specific exonuclease RecJ: protein MIHSVELRRREAEADASLPADLPPLLRRLYLQRGVKDALELERGAKHLLPWQTLGGIEGAVTLLHQMLQTGKRIVVVGDFDADGATSTALTVLALRSLGGNVDYLVPNRFEDGYGLSPEVVEQAKARGAEMILTVDNGISSHAGVDTAHQHGIPVLVTDHHLPGDTLPAAEAIVNPNLNDSAFPSRSLAGVGVAFYLMLALRAHLRQQNWFSAGRAEPNLAELLDLVALGTVADVVPLDANNRILVWQGLSRIRAGKCRAGIRALLEIANRDARQLAASDLGFAVGPRLNAAGRLDDMSVGVALLLTEDISQARMLANELDALNQTRKEIEQGMKSEALALCDELERQHTDLPLGLAFYHPEWHQGVVGILASRLKERFHRPVIAFAPAGDGTLKGSGRSIAGLHLRDALERLDTLYPGMMIKFGGHAMAAGLSLQSEKYEPFRERFAALIDEWLDGEALQGVIWSDGELHAQEFTLHTAEMLREAGPWGQAFPEPVFDGKFKLLQQRLVGERHLKVMIEPIGGGPLLDGIAFNVDTTLWPDTSVRQVQLAYKLDINEYRGNRSVQLIIDHLWPM from the coding sequence GTGATTCATTCTGTTGAACTCCGTCGGCGCGAAGCTGAGGCCGACGCCAGCTTGCCCGCTGATTTGCCCCCTTTGCTTCGTCGTCTGTACCTGCAACGCGGCGTGAAAGATGCGCTGGAACTGGAACGTGGTGCCAAACATTTGCTGCCGTGGCAAACCCTCGGCGGTATTGAAGGCGCAGTTACGCTGCTGCATCAGATGCTGCAAACCGGCAAGCGCATCGTGGTAGTTGGTGACTTTGATGCCGATGGCGCCACCAGCACGGCGCTAACCGTGCTGGCACTGCGTAGCCTGGGCGGTAACGTTGATTATCTGGTGCCAAACCGCTTTGAAGATGGCTACGGATTGAGTCCGGAAGTGGTTGAGCAGGCCAAAGCGCGCGGTGCAGAGATGATCCTCACCGTCGATAACGGTATCTCCTCGCACGCCGGCGTCGATACTGCGCATCAGCATGGCATTCCGGTGCTGGTTACCGATCACCATCTGCCGGGCGACACCTTGCCCGCCGCCGAAGCGATTGTGAATCCCAATCTCAACGACAGCGCATTCCCTTCGCGCTCGCTGGCGGGTGTTGGCGTTGCTTTCTATCTGATGCTGGCGCTGCGTGCGCATCTGCGTCAGCAAAACTGGTTTAGTGCCGGTCGTGCGGAGCCAAATCTGGCGGAACTGCTGGATCTGGTGGCGCTGGGCACCGTGGCGGACGTGGTACCACTTGATGCCAATAACCGCATTCTGGTGTGGCAAGGCTTAAGCCGCATTCGTGCGGGTAAGTGCCGCGCGGGTATTCGCGCGCTGTTAGAAATTGCCAATCGCGATGCGCGTCAGCTCGCCGCCAGCGATCTCGGTTTTGCTGTCGGTCCGCGTCTCAATGCCGCCGGTCGTCTGGATGATATGTCGGTCGGCGTGGCGCTGCTGCTCACCGAGGATATTTCTCAGGCACGCATGCTGGCGAATGAACTCGATGCGCTCAATCAGACGCGCAAAGAGATTGAGCAGGGCATGAAGAGCGAAGCGCTGGCGTTGTGCGATGAGCTCGAGCGCCAGCATACCGATCTGCCGCTTGGCCTGGCGTTCTATCATCCGGAGTGGCATCAGGGCGTGGTCGGCATCCTCGCTTCGCGGCTGAAAGAGCGCTTTCATCGCCCGGTGATTGCTTTCGCGCCTGCCGGCGACGGCACGCTGAAAGGTTCCGGTCGCTCAATTGCCGGTTTACATCTGCGCGATGCGCTGGAGCGTCTCGACACGCTGTACCCCGGCATGATGATTAAGTTTGGCGGTCATGCGATGGCGGCAGGTTTGTCGCTGCAAAGCGAAAAGTACGAACCATTCCGTGAACGTTTTGCCGCGCTTATTGATGAGTGGCTGGATGGCGAAGCGTTGCAGGGCGTGATTTGGTCAGACGGCGAACTGCATGCGCAGGAGTTTACGCTGCACACCGCTGAAATGCTGCGCGAAGCGGGTCCATGGGGTCAGGCATTCCCGGAACCGGTATTCGACGGTAAATTCAAACTGCTGCAGCAGCGCCTGGTGGGCGAACGCCATCTGAAAGTGATGATCGAGCCTATCGGCGGCGGCCCGCTGTTAGATGGCATCGCCTTCAACGTGGATACTACGCTGTGGCCAGACACCAGCGTGCGGCAGGTGCAGTTGGCCTATAAACTGGATATCAATGAGTATCGCGGCAATCGCTCGGTGCAGCTGATCATCGATCATCTCTGGCCGATGTAG
- the prfB gene encoding peptide chain release factor 2 (programmed frameshift) — MFEINPVKNRIQDLSERSDVLRGYLDYDAKKERLEEVNAELEQPDVWNEPDRAQALGKERASLEAVVETLDHMRQGLEDVQGLLDLAVEADDEETFNEAVAELDALEVKLGELEFRRMFSGEYDSADCYMDIQAGSGGTEAQDWASMLLRMYLRWAEAKGYKTEIIEESDGEVAGTKSATIKIIGDYAFGWLRTETGVHRLVRKSPFDSGGRRHTSFSSVFIYPEVDDNIDIDINPADLRIDVYRASGAGGQHVNKTESAVRITHLPTNIVVQCQNDRSQHKNKDQAFKQLRAKLYEYEMQKKNADKQAAEDNKSDIGWGSQIRSYVLDDSRIKDLRTGVETRNTQAVLDGDIDRFIEASLKAGL, encoded by the exons ATGTTTGAAATTAATCCGGTCAAAAATCGTATTCAGGACCTCAGTGAGCGCAGCGACGTTCTTCGGGGGTATCTT GACTACGATGCCAAGAAAGAACGCCTTGAAGAAGTAAACGCCGAGCTGGAACAGCCGGACGTCTGGAACGAACCCGATCGCGCGCAAGCGCTGGGTAAAGAACGTGCTTCGCTTGAGGCGGTGGTTGAAACCCTAGATCATATGCGTCAGGGCCTGGAAGATGTGCAGGGCCTGCTGGATCTGGCGGTAGAAGCCGACGACGAAGAGACCTTCAACGAAGCCGTTGCCGAGCTGGATGCGCTGGAAGTGAAGCTGGGCGAACTGGAATTCCGCCGCATGTTCTCTGGCGAATATGACAGCGCTGACTGCTACATGGATATTCAGGCCGGTTCCGGCGGCACCGAAGCGCAGGATTGGGCCAGCATGCTGCTGCGTATGTATCTGCGCTGGGCCGAAGCCAAAGGCTATAAAACCGAAATTATCGAAGAGTCAGACGGTGAAGTGGCTGGTACCAAATCCGCTACCATTAAAATCATCGGCGACTACGCGTTTGGCTGGTTGCGCACCGAAACCGGCGTTCATCGCCTGGTGCGTAAGAGCCCATTCGATTCCGGCGGCCGTCGCCATACCTCATTCAGTTCGGTGTTTATCTACCCGGAAGTGGATGACAACATCGATATCGACATTAACCCCGCCGATCTGCGTATCGACGTTTACCGCGCCTCCGGTGCGGGCGGCCAGCACGTTAACAAAACCGAGTCTGCGGTGCGTATTACCCACTTGCCGACCAACATTGTGGTGCAGTGCCAGAACGACCGTTCACAGCACAAGAACAAAGATCAGGCCTTCAAGCAGTTACGCGCCAAGCTGTACGAATATGAGATGCAGAAGAAAAACGCGGACAAGCAGGCAGCGGAAGATAACAAGTCTGATATCGGCTGGGGCAGCCAGATCCGTTCTTATGTTCTCGACGATTCACGCATCAAGGATCTGCGCACCGGCGTAGAAACCCGCAACACCCAGGCGGTGTTGGATGGCGATATCGATCGTTTTATTGAAGCAAGTTTAAAAGCAGGGCTATAA
- the lysS gene encoding lysine--tRNA ligase: MSEQQPQSADAALELNNELKARREKLNALREKGVAFPNDFRRDTTADLLHASYDEKSNEELEALGVEVSVAGRMMTRRIMGKASFATLQDVGGQIQIYVSRDDLPEGVYNEQFKKWDLGDILGARGKLFKTKTGELSIHISELRLLTKALRPLPDKFHGLADQETRYRQRYLDLISNDESRNTFKVRSKIMAGIRQFMVNRDFMEVETPMMQVIPGGASARPFITHHNALDIDMYLRIAPELYLKRLVVGGFDRVFEINRNFRNEGISPRHNPEFTMMELYMAYADYKDLIELTESLFRTLAQDVLGTTKVPYGDHSFDFGKPFEKLTMREAIKKYRPETDLSDLEDFDKAVAIANSLHIKVEKSWGLGRVVTEIFEETAEAHLIQPTFITEYPAEVSPLARRNDENPEITDRFEFFIGGREIGNGFSELNDAEDQAERFLQQVNAKDAGDDEAMFYDEDYVTALEHGLPPTAGLGIGIDRMVMLFTNSHTIRDVILFPALRPTGK, encoded by the coding sequence ATGTCTGAACAACAACCGCAGAGCGCTGATGCCGCCCTTGAGTTAAATAACGAACTGAAAGCGCGTCGCGAAAAACTCAACGCGCTGCGTGAAAAAGGCGTGGCGTTTCCCAACGATTTCCGCCGTGATACCACGGCCGATCTGCTGCACGCCAGCTATGACGAAAAGAGCAACGAAGAGCTGGAAGCGCTGGGCGTCGAAGTGAGCGTGGCCGGTCGTATGATGACGCGCCGCATCATGGGTAAAGCCTCCTTCGCCACCCTGCAGGATGTCGGCGGCCAGATTCAGATCTACGTATCTCGCGACGATCTGCCAGAAGGCGTTTACAACGAGCAGTTCAAAAAGTGGGATCTCGGCGATATCCTTGGCGCGCGCGGTAAGCTGTTCAAGACCAAAACCGGTGAGCTGTCGATCCACATCTCTGAGCTGCGTCTGCTGACCAAAGCGCTGCGTCCGCTGCCGGATAAATTCCACGGCCTGGCCGATCAGGAAACCCGTTATCGTCAGCGTTACCTGGACCTGATCTCTAACGACGAATCACGTAACACCTTCAAAGTACGCTCAAAGATCATGGCCGGCATTCGCCAGTTCATGGTTAACCGCGACTTCATGGAAGTGGAAACGCCAATGATGCAGGTGATTCCTGGCGGTGCCTCTGCGCGTCCGTTCATCACCCATCACAATGCGCTCGACATCGATATGTACCTGCGTATTGCGCCAGAGCTGTACCTGAAGCGTCTGGTGGTAGGCGGTTTTGATCGCGTGTTCGAGATCAACCGTAACTTCCGTAACGAAGGTATTTCGCCGCGTCATAACCCAGAGTTCACTATGATGGAGCTCTATATGGCGTATGCGGATTACAAAGATCTGATCGAGCTGACCGAAAGCCTGTTCCGCACTCTGGCGCAGGATGTGTTGGGCACCACCAAAGTGCCGTATGGCGATCACAGCTTCGATTTCGGCAAGCCGTTTGAGAAGCTCACCATGCGTGAAGCGATCAAGAAATACCGTCCGGAAACCGACCTGAGCGATCTGGAAGACTTCGATAAAGCGGTGGCGATTGCTAACTCGCTGCATATCAAAGTTGAGAAGAGCTGGGGACTGGGCCGCGTGGTCACGGAGATCTTCGAAGAGACCGCCGAAGCGCACCTGATTCAGCCAACCTTCATCACCGAATATCCGGCTGAGGTTTCCCCGCTGGCGCGTCGTAACGACGAGAACCCGGAAATCACCGATCGCTTTGAATTCTTCATCGGCGGCCGTGAAATCGGTAACGGCTTCTCGGAGCTGAACGATGCAGAAGATCAGGCTGAGCGTTTCCTGCAGCAGGTGAATGCCAAAGATGCCGGTGATGACGAAGCGATGTTCTACGATGAAGA